Genomic segment of Panicum virgatum strain AP13 chromosome 9N, P.virgatum_v5, whole genome shotgun sequence:
TTGAGCCATAATGAATCACGATATAGAAGTATGAATCAAATAGTAAAATGACATCTGGAGAGATGGAGCTGACATCTAGCAGCACAGGAATAGGTGGTCCATCGAATGAGTACTGGAATAGAGTCGGCTGGATCATGATTAGAGACCCCACAACTCCCTCCCTATTCAACATCAACCTGCAGAAAGCAGTTTCATCGGGAGAGCTGTTGAAAACATCAATGAACTGTGACCTTCGCAGGTAGTACATGAACTGCGGATACAGGGAGAAGTTTGTTGACAGCCGAAATGTGGATGGATCTTCAGGAACATAGTTTCCAAATTTAGCAGTAAAACGGATAAGCATCTTGTCAAGCCATCGTATAACATCTCTAACGTGGTATGTCTCTGCCCTGTAAACTGCAAGCCTGGCCATAACAGCTGCAGCAGCTTCCTGATCAAACCCTGCAGCAATTTCAGGAGATCGAGGTGCTGCCCATCTTCTTGCAACTGTTGTTACCCTTAGGCGATAACTACCATCACCATGTCGATACCTTGTCATGAACTGAATAAAGAAGACAGTTGGGGGCTCAGCTTTATGACTACAATCAACTCGGAAAAAGAAAGCAATGCAGGTCTTGCTGCTCAGAGAACTAGTTTTCCAATAGTTTGTCCCACCCTCACCAATTTCCTTGTCACTAACTGAGCTGTTTTTCCTGCGGAGGGAAATGCAGGGACCAAGGGCACCACAAATCTTCACTTCCTTTGATGTTACTATTTCAATTGTAGCATTGAAGTTCATGTTAAGGTAATCAGTACTTTCGCGCTTGAACATATGCCTAAAACAGCTTTTAAACTGCTCGGACTCAAATGACTCTGTATGAACCATTAAACCTCCTGACACTTCAATTGGATTCCTCAGCTCTGCAGCCCCAACCTGATCAAGGGAGCAGGCAAATAGATCAAGAACTAATGCATGGTCAGCTAACCTCTTTGCAACTTTCTTATAAAAGTCACGTGCTTTGTCAGTGAGTGGTGCACTGCTATTGAATATGTCACGATGAGAACGAATTGCTTTCCCGATATCAGTTTCCACCACAAGCCCTGGACCAACTGTTGCAGGACCGGATGTGAAGACCATAATCCGACCACCGGTACTGGGTGAGCAGCAACCTTCCAGAAGAGCAATAGCAGTGGAAATAGCTGTGCCAGTTGCTCTTAAAGGGCGATGCCCATGTGGGCACACAGACATGGAGCTCAGATCCTCTATTGCAGATGTGATGTTAAATTCGCATTCAGAAACAGGCAGCAAAAATCTCTGTGCTTCAGCAGACCTTGGCATAGCCAACTTGTTGTATCGTGAACGGTGGACACCTAAAAGTTCTTGTATC
This window contains:
- the LOC120690152 gene encoding protein transport protein sec23-1-like — protein: MDFAELEAVEGLRWPWHSWPPTPAAAASLVVPTAVLCSPLQHPTAPDLLPLLPYAPLRCATPGCGAALNPFSRVHHGSARWSCPFCGAGANPFPRRLAPDALPAELFPTHSSVEYALPVDPAEAGGPGPPALVFVVDAATEPAELAVLKGEVRRVVQGLPEGVRVALVTFAASVWVHDLGFEGCARVVVINGERELESDKIQELLGVHRSRYNKLAMPRSAEAQRFLLPVSECEFNITSAIEDLSSMSVCPHGHRPLRATGTAISTAIALLEGCCSPSTGGRIMVFTSGPATVGPGLVVETDIGKAIRSHRDIFNSSAPLTDKARDFYKKVAKRLADHALVLDLFACSLDQVGAAELRNPIEVSGGLMVHTESFESEQFKSCFRHMFKRESTDYLNMNFNATIEIVTSKEVKICGALGPCISLRRKNSSVSDKEIGEGGTNYWKTSSLSSKTCIAFFFRVDCSHKAEPPTVFFIQFMTRYRHGDGSYRLRVTTVARRWAAPRSPEIAAGFDQEAAAAVMARLAVYRAETYHVRDVIRWLDKMLIRFTAKFGNYVPEDPSTFRLSTNFSLYPQFMYYLRRSQFIDVFNSSPDETAFCRLMLNREGVVGSLIMIQPTLFQYSFDGPPIPVLLDVSSISPDVILLFDSYFYIVIHYGSKIAQWRKLGYHKDPNHENLRKLLEAPEVDAEALMVDRFPVPKLIKCDQHGSQARFLLARLNPSVTQKTQLSEGSEVIFTDDVSLQVFIEHLQELAVQG